One genomic window of Daphnia pulex isolate KAP4 chromosome 10, ASM2113471v1 includes the following:
- the LOC124205488 gene encoding zinc finger protein 706-like produces the protein MARGQQKIQSQQKANEKAAKAKKQQGHSASDQKKAAMAALVHVCAVCKSQMPDPKTYKQHFENKHPKNPLPADLQDVVA, from the exons ATGGCTCgtggacaacaaaaaatccagTCTCAACAGAAAGCTAATGAGAAAGCTGCAAAAGCCAAGAAGCAACAGGGCCATAGCGCTAGTGATCAGAAAAAAGCTGCCATGGCTGCCCTAGTGCATGTTTGTGCCGTTTGCAAG TCTCAAATGCCAGATCCCAAAACATACAAGCAGCATTTTGAAAACAAGCATCCAAAAAACCCCTTGCCTGCTGATCTACAAGATGTTGTGGCCTAA